The genomic window CGAGGTTTATTAGATAATTTGCATTAAACAACAACTAATGCACTTCTAACCTCTGCGGGCTAATCTGCAGAGGTTTTTTGATACTAAAAAACCTCATGATTTCCCGAAAAAGGGGGTGACATAAAACGATGTCCAAAATTGAAGAAAAACAAAAACTAGTAAAAGAAATAGAACAAAAGATTAAGGATTCAAAATTGGTTGTTTTTACTGATTTTAGAGGGCTTAATGTTGACGAAGTTTCTGAACTTAGGAACAAATTAAGGGTTCCAGGTGTTGAATATAAAGTGTTAAAAAACACCATGGTTAGATTTGCGCTTCAAAATAATGGCCAGGAAGACATAGCTGAGAAAATTGTAGGCCCAAATGCAATTCTCTTTAGTGAAGAGGACCCAGTTGGCCCGGCAAAAACATTATTTGAATTTGCAAAAACACATAAAAACCTTGAAGTTAAACTAGGGATTTTGGAAGGTCAGATGGTTGAAGCAAATAAAGTAAAAGAATTAGCTGACCTACCTTCAAGAGAAGTTCTTGTTGCTCAAGTGCTTGGCACAATGCAAGCACCTATTACAGGATTTGTTAATGTTCTAAATGCGAATATTACTGGGCTAGTTAGAGCATTAGATCAAATAAAAGATCAAAAAGAGGCATGTTAATAAATTTTAAAGTTATTTAATAAGGAGGCAATTTTAAATGAGTAAAGTACAAGAAGTTATCGATATTGTAAAGGATCTTACGGTTTTAGAATTATCTGAATTAGTAAAGGCACTAGAAGATGAGTTTGGTGTAA from Candidatus Syntrophocurvum alkaliphilum includes these protein-coding regions:
- the rplJ gene encoding 50S ribosomal protein L10; translation: MSKIEEKQKLVKEIEQKIKDSKLVVFTDFRGLNVDEVSELRNKLRVPGVEYKVLKNTMVRFALQNNGQEDIAEKIVGPNAILFSEEDPVGPAKTLFEFAKTHKNLEVKLGILEGQMVEANKVKELADLPSREVLVAQVLGTMQAPITGFVNVLNANITGLVRALDQIKDQKEAC